Proteins from a single region of Microbacterium sp. zg-Y818:
- a CDS encoding thiamine-binding protein, whose protein sequence is MLIAFSVAPSGTGRADGSVHDAVAAAVAVVRASGLPHRTTSMFTEVEGEWDEVFDVVKRATEAVLPFGSRVSLVLKADIRPGHTGEIDGKVQRLEQALDAAANESAGTED, encoded by the coding sequence ATGCTCATCGCCTTCTCCGTCGCTCCCAGCGGCACCGGCCGAGCCGACGGCTCGGTGCATGACGCGGTCGCGGCGGCCGTGGCCGTCGTGCGCGCTTCTGGCCTGCCGCACCGCACGACCTCGATGTTCACCGAGGTCGAGGGCGAGTGGGACGAGGTCTTCGACGTGGTCAAGCGCGCCACCGAGGCCGTTCTGCCGTTCGGGTCGCGGGTGTCGCTCGTGCTGAAGGCCGACATCAGGCCGGGCCACACCGGCGAGATCGACGGCAAGGTGCAGCGCCTCGAGCAGGCGCTGGATGCCGCCGCGAA
- a CDS encoding glycosyltransferase 87 family protein yields MSTRALLWLAFAVVHVGVAVLGFVMPNQPMGDVYLVYEPWSSCALWGGTSSYCPDGREVMGVTAPWVYPQLALVPMLAGWLFAGPGGYTVGWAVVVTIADAVAFALLVGGGRSRGRVAGAWFWLAFIALLGPVGMYRLDGLTAALAVMGCLWLSGRPLLAAVLLSVGTWIKVWPAALLAAAVIALRARMRVVAGAVAVSAVTAAAVLAAGGGAYLFGFVRGQTERGLQIEAPVSTVHMWLTALGVPGSQLYYDRDMLTFQVTGPGVEGLSAAMTPLMAAVMLAVACIGVVKVRRGAHVVALLPPLALSLVMTFVVVNKVGSPQFATWMVAPLVLGLVLDRRRWWRPAVLALVIALLTQLIYPLLYGGVLAAAPWPVTVLTLRNLLSVVLWVWALVRIARVPVPAGAPRRAASARFVSI; encoded by the coding sequence GTGTCGACGCGTGCGCTGCTGTGGCTTGCCTTCGCCGTCGTGCACGTCGGCGTCGCAGTGCTGGGCTTCGTCATGCCGAACCAGCCCATGGGCGATGTGTACCTGGTGTACGAGCCCTGGTCGTCCTGTGCGCTGTGGGGCGGCACGTCGTCGTACTGCCCCGACGGGCGCGAGGTCATGGGTGTCACGGCGCCCTGGGTGTACCCCCAGCTGGCGCTCGTCCCGATGCTGGCGGGGTGGCTGTTCGCCGGGCCCGGCGGCTACACGGTGGGCTGGGCTGTGGTGGTCACGATCGCCGACGCGGTGGCGTTCGCGCTGCTGGTGGGCGGGGGGCGCTCCCGCGGCCGCGTGGCCGGCGCCTGGTTCTGGCTCGCGTTCATCGCGCTGCTCGGACCCGTGGGGATGTACCGCCTCGACGGACTGACGGCCGCCCTCGCGGTGATGGGATGCCTGTGGCTCTCGGGCCGGCCGCTCCTCGCCGCCGTGCTCCTGTCGGTGGGCACCTGGATCAAGGTGTGGCCGGCGGCGCTCCTGGCCGCGGCCGTCATCGCCCTGCGCGCCCGGATGCGGGTGGTCGCCGGCGCCGTGGCCGTCTCGGCCGTCACGGCGGCGGCCGTGCTCGCGGCGGGAGGTGGCGCGTACCTCTTCGGCTTCGTCCGCGGTCAGACCGAGCGCGGACTGCAGATCGAGGCGCCGGTCAGCACAGTGCACATGTGGCTCACGGCGCTCGGGGTGCCGGGTTCTCAGCTCTACTACGACCGCGACATGCTGACCTTCCAGGTGACCGGACCCGGGGTCGAGGGGCTGAGCGCGGCGATGACGCCGCTCATGGCGGCCGTGATGCTGGCGGTGGCCTGCATCGGAGTGGTCAAGGTGCGTCGGGGTGCCCACGTGGTGGCGCTGCTGCCGCCGCTGGCGCTCAGCCTCGTGATGACCTTCGTCGTGGTGAACAAGGTGGGTTCTCCACAGTTCGCGACGTGGATGGTGGCCCCGCTCGTGCTCGGGCTGGTGCTCGACCGGCGCCGCTGGTGGCGGCCGGCCGTGCTGGCGCTGGTGATCGCCCTGCTCACGCAGCTGATCTACCCGTTGCTCTACGGCGGCGTGCTTGCTGCGGCGCCCTGGCCGGTCACGGTGCTCACCCTTCGCAACCTGCTCTCTGTCGTGCTGTGGGTGTGGGCGCTCGTGCGCATCGCGCGTGTGCCCGTGCCCGCCGGAGCGCCGCGCCGTGCGGCATCCGCCCGATTCGTGTCGATCTGA
- a CDS encoding ADP/ATP-dependent (S)-NAD(P)H-hydrate dehydratase — MVGARAWTHTDVAASLWMPTDADHKYSRGVVGVRTGSDRYPGAAVLGVEAAWRTGIGMVRYVGTETAAAAVLARRPETVTGDGRVQAWLIGSGTDAVERTRAETAALRHLLAGDVPVVADAGALDLAPGATAPLVVTPHEREHAMLWAALGRDEPVGADRVTAALDTAAALGGVVLLKGAETIVASPDGTAVRVRAGTPWLATAGTGDVLGGVVAALVAARAAGGDVEPTGLVASAASGAWLHGQAGALASRDAGGGPITALDVAAALPRVVGAVLSGRF, encoded by the coding sequence ATGGTCGGAGCGCGGGCGTGGACGCATACGGATGTCGCGGCGTCCCTGTGGATGCCAACGGACGCCGACCACAAGTATTCCCGCGGCGTCGTGGGGGTGCGAACCGGCTCGGACCGCTATCCGGGCGCCGCGGTGCTGGGCGTCGAGGCCGCGTGGCGCACGGGCATCGGCATGGTCCGCTACGTCGGAACCGAGACCGCCGCCGCCGCGGTGCTGGCCAGGCGCCCCGAGACGGTGACCGGCGACGGGCGCGTGCAGGCCTGGCTGATCGGCTCGGGGACGGATGCCGTGGAGCGCACCCGCGCCGAGACAGCGGCGCTTCGCCACCTGCTCGCCGGCGACGTGCCGGTGGTGGCCGACGCGGGTGCGCTGGACCTGGCGCCCGGTGCCACGGCGCCACTGGTCGTCACGCCCCACGAGCGCGAGCATGCGATGCTCTGGGCGGCGCTCGGACGGGACGAGCCCGTCGGAGCCGATCGCGTGACAGCCGCCCTCGACACCGCTGCGGCGCTCGGGGGCGTCGTGCTGCTCAAGGGCGCCGAGACGATCGTCGCGTCGCCGGACGGGACGGCGGTGCGGGTGAGGGCGGGCACGCCGTGGCTCGCGACGGCCGGAACCGGTGACGTGCTGGGCGGCGTGGTCGCCGCGCTCGTGGCCGCACGGGCGGCCGGCGGCGACGTCGAGCCGACGGGGCTCGTGGCGTCGGCGGCATCCGGCGCGTGGCTGCACGGGCAGGCGGGCGCCCTGGCATCCCGTGACGCGGGCGGGGGACCCATCACGGCGCTGGATGTCGCGGCGGCGCTCCCTCGCGTGGTCGGCGCCGTGCTGTCCGGGCGCTTCTGA